Genomic window (Cystobacter fuscus DSM 2262):
TCGGGGATGCCGACCTGGTCCACCTTGCCGAAGGCGTAGGGCAGGCCGAAGTACGCCTGGAGCCGGGGCAGGGCCGCGAGCGCCGCGTCCTGGCCGAAGCGCGTGAGGTGCGCCTTCTCCGGCAGCGCCCAGGTGCGCACCGGAATCCCCTCCACCGTCTCCTCGATGGTGCCCACCAGCGGGCCCACCACGAGCGCCACCAGGTACGAGCTGAGCACCTCCGTCTCCTGGAAGTACAGCTTGCGCAGGTGGCCGTCGGACTCCTCGCGCTCGAGCCGGCCGTTGCTCAGCGCCGTGAGCCCCGTGGGCACCTGCACCGTGAGCGCCCAGCGCGCCTTGAAGGCCGGCTCGTCGAAGCACGGGAAGAGCCGCCGCGCATCCGCCGCCTCGAACTGCGTGGCCGCCACCTTACCCGCCATGTACAGGCCGCGCAGGCCCTCGGTGAAGCGGCCCGTCCACGCCACGTCCAGCGCTCCGGCTCCCGCGGGCAGTTGCTCGGGGAAGCGCAGCACCACCGTCTCGCTCTCCGGCACCACGCGCACGTCGTTGCACACGCAGATGCGGCCATCCTGCGTTCGGAACAGCACCTCTCCAATCTTCAGCGCGATGGCGTGCAGGATGATTTCATCCGTGGGCTTCTCCAGCTCCAGCTCGATCGTCTGCACGCCCGTGAACGCGCGCGCCTCCAGGTCGAGCGTCAGGGTCGCCGCGTACCGGCGCGGACGAACGGAGAGGGGAAGTCGGAAGTTCTTGTCTTCAGTCAGGTGAGCCATAGGCGGCGGCACTCTAGCGGGAGCGCGAGCGCTTGCCGGGCCGGACGCGCGTGCCTTTTCCCTCGGGCGTCCACCGGGTAACGGCTCCCCGCGCCACCCCCTGCCGGCCCTTCGTTTCCCCGCCCGCGAGGGAGTGTATGTTGATAGACTACATTGTTCGAGCCGGGGTGGCGTGAAGTCATGGGCCGCGGCGCGCGAGGGACGACGATGAGACGATGGGGACCCACGGACTACCGCGACATGCCCTGGAAGAACGGGGGCGGCGTCACCCGGGAGCTGCTGAGGCTGCCGCACCCGAGGGAGCCGGAGCGCTTCCTCATGCGCCTGTCGATCGCCACGGTGGCCTCGTCGGGGCCATTCTCCCTGTTCCCGGGGGTGGACCGGACGCTGCTCTTCCTCGAGGGCGAGGGCATGGCGCTGCGCCGGGAGGAAGCTCCCGAGGTGGTCCTCGAGCGGGGCAGTGCGCCGTTCCGCTTTCCGGGAGAGGTGCCCTTCGAGAGCCGGCTGCTCGGGGGGCCGGTGCACGACTTCAACCTCATGGTGGACCGGGAGCTCGCCGAGGCCCGGCTCGACGTGGTGGAGCTGGCGGCGGGCGGCGAGCACTCCATCGAGGGCGCGGGGAGCGTGTGGCTGTACGGGCTGGAGGGGAGGGCGAAGGTGTCGGGCGAGCCACTGGCCGAGCAGGAGCTGCTCGGCTGGGAAGCCCCTGGGAGCCTACGGGTGCGCGGGGTGGGAGCCGCCCGCGTGGTGGTCGTCCATCTCACCCCGCGAGGAGGGTAAGCCGCGAGCGGGGCCCTGCCCGCCCGGCCGGGGATGAGTGGCGAGGAGAGGGGGTTTGCGTTAGAGCCCCCGGACTTCATGCCTTCGTCCGACACCCCCGCGCCCAGACCCTCCGTCTTCCGCCACCGTGACTTCCGCCTGTACCAGCTCGCCCGCCTGTGCGCGGTGCTGGCGATGCAGATCGAATCGGTGGCCATCGGGTGGCAGGTGTACGAGCTGACGGGCAGCGCGCTGGCGCTGGGCTACACGGGCCTCGCGCAGTTCCTGCCCTTCGTGGCCTTCGCGCTGGTGGGCGGACAGGTGGCGGACCGCGTGGACCGGCGCGCCATCCTCGTGGTGTGCCAGAGCGTCATGCTGCTGTGCAGCCTGCTGCTCCTGTCCTTCACGATGGGCCACGTCCGGGACGTGCGCTTCGTCTATGGCGTGCTGGTGCTCTTCGGGACGGCGCGGGCCTTCTACGCGCCCGCGAGCGCGGCGCTCGTGCCCCGCCTGGTGCCCGCCGAGGATCTCACCCGCGCGGTGGCCATCAACTCGACGACGTGGCAGGTGGCCACCATCGCGGGTCCCGCCGTGGGGGGAGTCCTCTATGGCTGGGCGGGGGCCTCGGGGGCCTACATGGGCTCCGCCGCGCTGTGCGCGCTCACCGTGGTGTGGATGCTCTCGCTGAAGGTCCGCACGGGCCGCTCCTCGAGCGAGCCCTTCTCGATGACGACGCTGCTGGCGGGCTTCCACTTCGTGCGCCGTCAGCGGCTGCTGCTCGGCAGCGTCACGCTGGATCTGTTCGCGGTGTTGCTGGGTGGCGCGGTGGCGCTGCTGCCCATCTACGCGCAGGACGTGCTGCACACCGGGCCCTGGGGCCTGGGGCTGTTGCGCAGCGCGCCCGCGGCGGGGGCGGCGGTGGTGGCGATCCTGCTGGCCTCGCGTCCGCTGGGCGGCCGGGCGGGGTGGAAGATGTTCATCTCGGTGGCCATCTTCGGCGTGGCGACGCTCGTCTTCGGACTGAGCCACTCGCTGCCGCTGTCCGTGGTGGCCCTGGCGGTGGCGGGGGCGGCGGACATGGTGAGCGTGGTGGTGCGCGGCACGGTCGAGATGCTGGCCACGCCGGACGACATGCGCGGCCGGGTGGGCGCGGTGAACATGATCTGCGTGGGCGCCTCCAACGAGCTGGGCGAGTTCCGCGCCGGCTCCTTCGCCGAGCACATGGGCGCGGAGAAGGCGGTGGTGTCCGG
Coding sequences:
- a CDS encoding HutD/Ves family protein; this encodes MRRWGPTDYRDMPWKNGGGVTRELLRLPHPREPERFLMRLSIATVASSGPFSLFPGVDRTLLFLEGEGMALRREEAPEVVLERGSAPFRFPGEVPFESRLLGGPVHDFNLMVDRELAEARLDVVELAAGGEHSIEGAGSVWLYGLEGRAKVSGEPLAEQELLGWEAPGSLRVRGVGAARVVVVHLTPRGG
- a CDS encoding MFS transporter yields the protein MPSSDTPAPRPSVFRHRDFRLYQLARLCAVLAMQIESVAIGWQVYELTGSALALGYTGLAQFLPFVAFALVGGQVADRVDRRAILVVCQSVMLLCSLLLLSFTMGHVRDVRFVYGVLVLFGTARAFYAPASAALVPRLVPAEDLTRAVAINSTTWQVATIAGPAVGGVLYGWAGASGAYMGSAALCALTVVWMLSLKVRTGRSSSEPFSMTTLLAGFHFVRRQRLLLGSVTLDLFAVLLGGAVALLPIYAQDVLHTGPWGLGLLRSAPAAGAAVVAILLASRPLGGRAGWKMFISVAIFGVATLVFGLSHSLPLSVVALAVAGAADMVSVVVRGTVEMLATPDDMRGRVGAVNMICVGASNELGEFRAGSFAEHMGAEKAVVSGAVGTLVVVALWAWGFPELRRVDHLEKAAREPLPPEPEPLAAQSAH